A genomic region of Jeotgalibaca ciconiae contains the following coding sequences:
- a CDS encoding metal ABC transporter permease — protein sequence MEMFFYGFMQRAFQASTLIGIMAPILGLTLILRRQSLMADTLSHVSLAGIALGMLIGINPTITTIFVVILVAIGIEYLRTVFRGYSEISVAILMSTGMAVALVLMSFVSGQQTANIEQFLFGSIVTIDQGQIVTLFVLTVIIAALYFIFRRPLYVLLFDEDTALTAGLPVRWISLFISIITGIAISVIMPITGSLLVSAILVLPAAVAMRLVNSFKMVIWTGIGISLIGMYGGLFVSYEFGTPPGATITLMFVGLFVIVSIFKAIKIPKRAE from the coding sequence GTGGAGATGTTTTTCTATGGATTCATGCAAAGAGCATTCCAAGCATCAACATTAATTGGAATAATGGCTCCTATTTTAGGTCTAACATTAATTTTACGTAGACAATCGTTAATGGCAGATACTCTTTCTCATGTTTCGCTGGCTGGAATTGCCTTAGGAATGTTAATAGGGATTAATCCTACGATTACGACGATTTTTGTAGTTATTTTAGTGGCGATTGGCATCGAGTATCTGCGCACTGTTTTTCGAGGTTATTCAGAAATTTCGGTTGCAATCTTGATGTCTACAGGAATGGCAGTGGCGCTTGTATTAATGAGTTTTGTTTCGGGACAGCAGACAGCAAATATTGAACAGTTCCTGTTTGGTTCAATCGTTACAATCGACCAAGGGCAAATTGTAACTTTGTTTGTATTAACAGTCATTATTGCAGCACTTTATTTTATATTTCGCAGACCGCTATATGTGTTACTCTTTGATGAAGATACAGCTTTGACTGCTGGACTGCCTGTTAGATGGATTTCACTCTTTATCTCAATTATTACTGGGATTGCAATTAGCGTTATTATGCCGATTACCGGCTCGCTGTTGGTTTCTGCTATTCTGGTACTTCCAGCAGCCGTTGCCATGCGGTTAGTAAATAGTTTTAAAATGGTAATTTGGACTGGGATTGGCATTAGCTTAATCGGGATGTACGGCGGCTTGTTCGTTTCCTATGAGTTTGGGACGCCTCCTGGAGCAACAATTACTTTGATGTTTGTTGGATTGTTTGTCATTGTAAGTATTTTTAAAGCAATAAAAATTCCTAAAAGAGCTGAATAA